In Hypanus sabinus isolate sHypSab1 chromosome 10, sHypSab1.hap1, whole genome shotgun sequence, the genomic stretch TGTCATTAGCCTTCTGGTGCCCTGGCCTGTGATCAGGCCTAATAGGGAAGGCATGCCACTAAACCCAACATGCTCCGAAGAATCACAGTGGCCTTGTGCTGGGTTCCATATCATGGTGTTACAGCCTCACGCCACTCTGCACAAGGTGAACCTGCTGTGTTACACAGCATAgaagcaggtccttcagcccatttagtcttcttcctcttcccagcaacctgcacctggaccatagccctccatacccctcccaatccACGtacgtatccaaacttctcttaaaatttgaaattgaacctgcatccatcacttccaccgacagatcattccacaccctcaacaCAGTGACGTTCACTCAGGCtccacttaaatatttcacatttcacccttaacctatgacccctagttctagtctcaccaaacctTGATGGAAAAAgtctgcatgcatttaccctatctatacccctcataattttaatccttcgatcaaacctcccctcaatctcctgtgCTCCAGAAAATAAAGTCCTAAGATATTCAatttttccctataattcaggcccTTATCACTGCAAGATCTTTGTAAATTTCTGTACTATTCCAACcctattgatatcttttctgtaaGTAGCTGACCATAAACCGCACACAATGCTCTAAATTCGGCTTCATCAACATtgtgtacaacttcaacataacatcctaacttttgtacttaatactttgatttatgaaggcctggACTCATTCCTGGAGGAAGAGGTCACACACCACTACTCAAGAATTTTGTAGCATTAGGTGAAGCTATCAGTGTTAAACAATCTACTTTTATTTCAGGAATGGAAGATTAGGAGGCAGTTATTCAGGGCAAAAATCCAATCTGTCACTAGAGAAAGCCCACTCTTGTTTCAATGAGTCAGAAAATTAAAACTGGTGGCATTTTTAAAAAGGAAGGAATTACTCCTGCTGACAAGGATTGCCTTGGAACACAGCACCTGCCAGCAAATAATAAACTAGAAGGAAGAGAGAAGATGGAGGAGTCTGCAGCAACCCCCTGGCCTGCACCCACGTTTGTAGCCAATGTTTTCTCTCATCAAAGACCATTATCCTTTAATTGTCCACAAGGACAGTTCCAATACTTGCCTTCTCTTATTGGCCAGCTGAAGTCGCAGTGACTTTGCTTCAGTCAAACTGGCTGTGTTCCCAGTACGCAAACAGGGCGGGAGGGAACTGAATGAACAGACACAAGTTATTAAACATACCACTGCACCCTGAACAGATTCACCTGAAAGATGCAAGACTGTCTGTAATGATCACTGTAGGCAGAAAGGACATGACTTTACCCCAAGCGGCACTGGGAACCTTCCAACACAAAGACAGAAAGGTCTAACCAAAGCAAGCACTTGCTGTTTCCAATGCACGATCCATTCCTTGCCACTTTCTATCATAAAACTCTGTAGTAATTTGTTCTAGTCTACTTTAAGCATACATTACCACTACTTCAAACATTCATTACCACAGTGTGGATATTACTTCAATAATACAATAATCCGGCTCTTTGAATAGGGGATAGGGGACAAGCTCACATACACAGGCTAACAGATGATAGGAATGACATTGGAAGAAAATGGGATTTCAGAGAACACAGCCCCTTCGGAGCacgatattgtgccaaccttttaaactGTTCCATGATCAATCTATCCCCTCCCATCTATATAGTCCTTCATGTTTccatcatccacgtgcctatctaggagtttcttaaatgtctaatgcatctgcctctaccagcagcCCTGGCagaatgttccatgcacccaacaCTCTGTACAAAAAAACACCTTCTGGCATCCCCTATACACTCCTCCATCACCTTCAAATTAGGCGTCGTTTTCCCCTTCCAGGAAAAAAAATTATGTCTCTTATTAccttgtacgcctctatcagtttacctctcatcctccttcactccaaagaggaaagccctagcTACCTCAActcaagacatgttctctaatccaggcagcatcttggtaaatctcctctgcacgatCTCAAACTTCTACATTCTTCCAGTCTACTTCTACATGCCAACCAAATCCCCTTCTGCATCAATCCTATAAACACTGCGTAAACATGGCCAGCATGGGCACAGTTGGCCCAAGAGAAAATAATGCCTGAAAGGCAAGAACTAATCTGATCTACAGGACTAAGGGAGCTGGAAGCACAGTGCTTTCAAAGAGCTGCTCccgtagaaagcatcctatctggatgcactACAGCCTGGTGTAGTTACTGCTCTGAACATGACCACAGGaaactgtagagttgtggacacagctcagcacagcacGGAAACCAGTCTCCTCTACATGGACCCTGATGGTACttgctgctttaccgaggcattGAGAAGTACAGACAGATCACTTCACACCCTGGATAGTCTCTCCTCtttcatcaggcagaaggtactgaAGCCTAAAACCACTTAACACCAgcctcaaggatagcttctaccccaatgttataagactattaTATGATTTCCTAGCAAGATatgatgaactcttgacctcacaacctaaCTCACTATAATCTTACACCTTACTGGGTACCTgcattgcactctctctataattgttacactttattctgcattgttattgttttaccttgatgcactgtgtaatgatctgttcTGCATAAACAAGATTTTCCACTCTATCTCACTacatgcgacaataataaaccaattccatctcttccGATTCAATAAATCAGTGTTTGCCCTCTGTTGTCCCCGGTGGATTACAAAACATGCCACACTAACCTGGGGCGATTTGCCAGGCGACCATGCCTCCAGCTGTCTGAAGGACTGGCGTTGGACGTTGATGTGCAGGTAGATGGAATGTGCTGACTACATGACACCAATCCAGCCACATTACAGGACGGTGGCCAAGATGGTTTGTTCAAAGGAATCAGGGGAATGAGTCTCTTTACACCCTCTTCAAACAAAGTCAAAAGTGGTCGGTGGGCACTTGACAGTCTTCCAAAATGGCGCTGCCTTGTCCATAACCTGTAGCAAGCTGGAGACAAAAGTGCTAGAACGGTGTGCAGGCCAAATCGGGAACGTGCACAGCAGCACCTCCCCGCCCTGACCAGCGAAGGAGGCGGCCAGAAGCCCTGGCCACAATCGGGTGGGCACTGGGGAAGTGTCTGCCAGTCCTGGCTCCAGTACTGAGAAATAATTGATAAATCTGTCCTTTCAGACACACAGTGCCAATCAACTCTTGCTCCGTCACTGATGAAAGAAAGCAGCAAAAAGAGGTCGAGATTAGACAGAACAGGACAGCTGAAGTGCAGCGACTGCTTGCAGTGTCTGGAGGAAAGCCAGGACTGAGCTCTCCTACAAGCACCAGCATGGAGGGACTGATCTTTCCTCGGGGTCAGGTGACAAAGAACACCCCAGAAGTTTGCCTGTTGACCAAAATCAAACTGTAATTCCTTAATTCTTTTTGTTTGAAGTCTTCCATTTACACCCACTGACTTGAGCCTGGATAAAGCAGTGAACTCCTGCTGTATTTCTGAACAGCTGGGGAACACACCCAAGCCACTGGCAATTGCCTCCAAGTGTTCCACCAGCAGGGGTTTTTTGCTGAGCTTATGAGGTGCTAGATCATTAAGTGGTAGAAGAGACAGATTCTTTGGTTTTATTTCTTCCACGTGTCGGACGCTGTGGTACAAATCAGCATTGATGCAGTTAGCCACTCCCCTGCAAATCTGCACAACTGCTGGAGCCCTGCTCAGACAGAACTTCCCCAAAGTGGACACACTGGGGACACAATTTGAGAAAAGCACTGGGCTGTTTAACTTCCTCCGCTTTAGCCTGGTAAATCCTCTCCTCTTGTTTCTACACCTGAATACAGAGGGGAGAGCTGCAGCGTTGTTCACCAGTACTGCACTGCATTCATCGAGCTCACACTTCCCTTCTATGGACTGCTGATCACACCTGTTGGGTATACTGGCCGTCTCCAGTTCAAACCACAGTGTCTGCGCTGTGCTTGAAACGGGCCGTGGAACGCACTCCAGCTCAGCAGCTCGCTGGTCGTTAGCTTCACAGCACACTGCATCATGGCCACTGTGGGCAGAGACATCTCGTTCTTTCGAGGCTGACATTTTACACTCCTTGCTTTGGGAGGCTGGAACACTGCAGACTTCCCCCGACATCTGGGTCTCCACTCTACCCTTAAACCCCTTTCTGAATTGTTCTTCTGTTGCCATACGCTCACTTTCCACGTCGACCATATTGTACAGTAGCTTCTCTTCAGTGAGGCTGCAACTTACCACACCCTCTGCATAGGCATTTTCATCCTCTTGATGTGCTGAAGACTCCAGTGAAAGATTACAGAATTCACTCACCGAAAACACATCCCTGGAGCTTGTTGCTTTAGCTGATCCCAAGATGTTGTTGGCTATTGAATCTGGGATTTGTGGAAAATATCTGTTCCCCAGCATCTCGTTGCTGGCTGTTGTCATACCTAGGGGCTGAACCTTGTATTCTGCTTCTTTTTCTGTCACATCACTGATTACATCTGTAGGTATGTCTACTAACTCGTCGTCTGCAAATGCCTCATACTCGACACCTTCAAATCTAAACGTGGCTTCAGCTGCTTCGTGCACACCCCCAGGTTGCAGGCCATGTCCAAGTGCTTTGTCGGCCAACACACTTTCTTCCACAGCTTGATCGCTTTCAGTATAAATCTCAGTGGCAAAGCCAGTGACATCTGTGGGTATGTCAGCCAACTCGTGCTCCCCGTCAGCCGCCAGACCATAAAACACTCCTGCAGTCAGCTCAACTGGTGTAGAAGCCTCCATTATGGCtgtgggagtgggagagggagacacatcAGTCAGCTGACTTTTCCCAAATAGGACATTGGTCACTGGACTTTCACTCTCTACAATCACATCCTCAGATACCTCTGGAGAGACCTTTGCCATGGTACTCTTGGGAAAGAGAAATCCAGCT encodes the following:
- the LOC132401240 gene encoding uncharacterized protein LOC132401240 isoform X3, which encodes MDSYEGRGPTADVHCETPCSSPPGSAERLFTPLVKEMCTENGPSSDTSERNICPKIPQCEAQAMHVGVEKARGVVGKGNSGGENLKKVVIPFPSVAASEKCLGIGSVHKVPLRGIATSDVPDWVPSDPIATNDLPRGNDGTGVLACRGTLTQNGLPSSKAPVEGEAISDTLAQRRLPSKVLEGEMARQHVGKDQPAEQSVDTAGDEATAAPSGVTATTGATKNALIKTPSEIKGGKVTLAMTNEDVSASEISAGNQRVPDMLAGKKTFTEWTTFGLSTQDELAVPTITMPTHFTSENTIKPVSSGVVAAGFLFPKSTMAKVSPEVSEDVIVESESPVTNVLFGKSQLTDVSPSPTPTAIMEASTPVELTAGVFYGLAADGEHELADIPTDVTGFATEIYTESDQAVEESVLADKALGHGLQPGGVHEAAEATFRFEGVEYEAFADDELVDIPTDVISDVTEKEAEYKVQPLGMTTASNEMLGNRYFPQIPDSIANNILGSAKATSSRDVFSVSEFCNLSLESSAHQEDENAYAEGVVSCSLTEEKLLYNMVDVESERMATEEQFRKGFKGRVETQMSGEVCSVPASQSKECKMSASKERDVSAHSGHDAVCCEANDQRAAELECVPRPVSSTAQTLWFELETASIPNRCDQQSIEGKCELDECSAVLVNNAAALPSVFRCRNKRRGFTRLKRRKLNSPVLFSNCVPSVSTLGKFCLSRAPAVVQICRGVANCINADLYHSVRHVEEIKPKNLSLLPLNDLAPHKLSKKPLLVEHLEAIASGLGVFPSCSEIQQEFTALSRLKSVGVNGRLQTKRIKELQFDFGQQANFWGVLCHLTPRKDQSLHAGACRRAQSWLSSRHCKQSLHFSCPVLSNLDLFLLLSFISDGARVDWHCVSERTDLSIISQYWSQDWQTLPQCPPDCGQGFWPPPSLVRAGRCCCARSRFGLHTVLALLSPACYRLWTRQRHFGRLSSAHRPLLTLFEEGVKRLIPLIPLNKPSWPPSCNVAGLVSCSQHIPSTCTSTSNASPSDSWRHGRLANRPSSLPPCLRTGNTASLTEAKSLRLQLANKRSLLQHLSLSCILEPVFALPDAPTSSAACTVAESTFPSASSPIPSITYMETQQHTEQKEHPASTIKAVSKSKESLRKVSQIRIRKTIPKQDTNLTPMGLPKPKRLKKKEFSLEEIYTNQNYKSPSAHSKYLETIYEEPVLKKGSFVCTSLQKRKRLLEFQDYTLPRKRRAHAGVKVASRTRGRKASTREEEIDSLLVQKLTELEADLAGEDEGH